In the Corynebacterium jeikeium genome, GAACTAGCAGGCGTTTTTCACCAGCTTCAGGAGCTTGGAACCGTGCTCGTGATCGTCGACCAACCCAACACCATCGGCGCACTACCGATTGCTGTAGCCCGGGACTGCGGCTGCGAAGTCGGATACCTGCCAGGTCTTGCGATGCGCAAAGTCTCAGATCTCTACCCAGGACGTGCAAAAACAGACAAACGCGACGCATTCATCATCGCCGACACTGAAGCGTCCAGGGTTTAGTTCCGCTTCTTTTACGACCCTGTGTTGATGGGCTCGGTGAGATAGTACTCGGTTTCCACTTCCTGTGGGGTGGCGTAATCCAATGCTTCGTGAAGTCGCTTGGTGTTCCACCAATGAACCCACCGCAAGGTGGCCAGTTCAACTTCTCCGACCGATGTCCACGGACCTTGGGCATGAATCAATTCTGCTTTGTAGAGACCATTAACCGTTTCGGCGAGAGCGTTGTCATAAGAATCACCGACCGTTCCCACACTGGGCCGAATTCCGGCTTGCGCCAAGGCCGTGGAATACTTCAACGACACGTACTGACTACCCCGGTCACTGTGGTGAATCAGCTGGCTTCCATGAACCCGGCCGGCCGCCGTGAGAGCATGCTCCAACGCCTCCATCGGCAGCGCATCGGTACGCATCGTCGAGCGAGTGGCAACACCAACGATTTTCCGGTTGTAGACATCCACGACAAACGCGGTGTAGGCGAAGCCAGACAAAGTACGAACGTAGGTAATGTCGGACACCCACAGCCGCCCAGGGGCCTGGGCACGAAAGTTGCGTTGAACCACATCGGGGCGACGATCCGATACTTTCGCACTCATCGTTGTTACTGGATTACGCCCACGGCGCCGACCGCTGACACCCGCTAGGTTCATCAGGCGTGCGGTCTTATCGCGGCCGATAGGAAAGCCCTCGCGGTTCATCGCGTGCCACATCTTGCAGATTCCGTAAACCGAGAAATTCTCTGCATGCACACGCTGGATCTCTGGGATAAGCAGGCTATCACTTAAAGCCCTCGCACTGGGCGCACGTGTAGTGGCTTTACGGTAGCCGCGTGAGGTGATGAATCCACGATCTGCCTGTTTCAAAACACGGCAGATGGCCTCGACCCCAAATTGCTCCTTGTATTCATCGATGTAGGAGATCATTTGGTCGTGGGTCGGTCGAGTTCCGCTGCGAAAAAAGCCCAGGCAGTCTTGAGGATTCCATTTGCTCGTTTCAGCTCGCGGTTTTCGCGGCGTAGCCGTTTGAGCTCTTCTTCCATGGTTTCACCATCAGAAGGTGATGTCTGCTCTTCGGCTGCGATGCTGTCGCGGTACCAGGCGCGCAACGTGTGGTGGGACACGCCAAGGAGTTCGCCGACTTCCTCGTAAGCGCGTTGCCGTGAACAAGACTCCAGACGCACGATCTCATGGATTTGACGAACCGCCTTTTCCTTGAATTCGGCGGAATACTTTCTGGGCATAGTGCCAATCCTTCCTCAGCAGAGGTAGGAACTAAACCCAGGACACTTACCATAGCCAATCTCACCGCGCCACATACCCTGAACAATTTGCGTGATAAGACCGTTCATTTATGGAATCGATCAAACTAATCTTGAACTAGATCGCTTACAGCGCCATGTGCCTTATAAGTTGTAGGCATCAGCTCCACCGAATCGCGGATGTCTCCGTAGAGAATATATAGACCCCATGCTTCTCGCTGTGCGGAAAGGTTATATACTCTATAGAGGGCATAATTTCCGGCGTTTTCGCCAGAGAATTGAACTTCATTCTTGCTCAGAAAGAAGCTTTCTCGAATAGATCCTGTTGTCGCCTTCACTTCGATAAACAGCTTCTCGCCCTCCTCAGTAAATGAGAGGATATCGTATCCAGCGCCGTCGCCGTGTTCAGTCGACTCATGTACAATCTTTTGCGCCAAGTCATTTCGGTTCGCCAACCTTAACTTCTGCCGCTCATAGTCTATAACGGCCTCTTCAGCTAGTAATCCAATCTTCTTTTGGCGACGTTGCTTAGCTTCATAGTCGACTTTACGAGCTATTCGCTCCTCGCCTTCGCGAATTGATCGAAGAGCATCCGGAGCTTGCTGCAAACTCAACTTCGCAGCTGCTCCAGATAGCAATCTATCGTTTAGACTAGCGTCTTCAGTATCGTTCTTCTCTTCTAGCTTTCTTGCTCCAGGATTTTGTTCCGAATTGCTAGTTCCTGACACTTCAGTTTCAAGATTGTGGCCAACGATGCTGTTCGCGATAATTTCAGCATTTTTTTGGTCGAATCCCTGAGTTCCAATCTTCCCTTTTAACTCCCGAAATACCCCGATAAGATTACGAAGGTCACTGACCATTTTGAAATCTTCAGGAAGATCGTCGGCGGGATAGTATTTTCCACATATGTGCCCCAACTCGTAACCACGAGGTCGCTGTTTACCTTCTGCCTTTAGGTCGATCGATTTGGTTTCAAAATCGCTTAGAGATGATGCTAGTTCTCCCCTCCAATACCCGGCAATTCTCTTTATATAGTCGCTCCCTAGCTTAACGCCATACTTGTTCTCAAAGTGAGCCCACCCCTGATTTAATGATAGATACACGCCGCTCATATCAGCATTGAATAGATAGATAATGTCGTAGCCATGCGTCGGTGTTGAAGTAATTGACTTATCTAACACAGACAACCATGGAATTTGCGCCCACGCACCCTGACCCGCCGAGCCAGATACCTTGTATATGTCTGTTTCAATACCTACATCAGTTATTAAAGTCTGGACAGCTTCTTTACGTATATAGCTAGCTAATGGATGGCCAGCAAGCTTTTGCGTTTTCGCTTGCCCATAATCAGATAAAATTTTCGAAAATATATTCTTCATATCTTAGGTTCCTGTTCATTAGTGTCTCTTAGTCCTCCAAGGCATCGATCTGGAATTTTACCTTCGTCTAGATGCCAACTATCGTTTGATATCTTACACGCATGCACTCTTCTATGATCGGTTTTTCACATCACCCCAGCCTTACGACTTTCATGTTCCGATAAGGTCTGTAAAGCAAGTATCCCTGCAACCTTGAATCGTCCTGGGTTTAGTTCCTACCTCTGCTAAGGAAGGATTGGCACTATGCCCTAAAAGTATTCCGCCGAGTTCAAGAAATGGCGGTCCACCAAGTCCATGAGATGGTGCGTCTTGTGTCTTGTTGACGGCAACACGCTTACGAGGAAGTCGGAGAACCCCTTGGTGTGTCCCACCACACGTTGCGCGCCTGGTACCGCGGCAGCATCGCAGCCGAAGATCAAGCAGCACCAACAAGCGGCGAAACCATGGAAGAAGAGCTCAAACGACTACGCCGGGAAAACCGGGAGTTGAAACTAGCAAACGGAATCCTCAAGACTGCCTCGGCTTTTCCGCAGCGGAACTCGACCGCCCCACGACCAAATGATCTCCTACATCGATGAACACAAGGAGCAATTTGGGGTCGAGACCATCTGCCGAGTCGTTAAACAGGCAGATCGTGGATTCATCACCTCACGCGGCTACCGCAAAGCCACCACACGCGTTCCCAGCGCAAGAGCCTTAAGCGAAAGCCTGCTCATCCCAGAGATCCAGCGTGTGCATGCGGAAAACTTCTCAGTTATGGCATACGTAAAATGTGGCACGCGATGAACCGTGAAGGATTTCATATCGGCCGTGACAAAACCGCCCGGTTAATGGAATTAGCAGGTGTTTCCGGCCGCAGACACGGACGAACCCCAATTACCACGTTCAGCCCTATGGTGCCGGATCATCGTCCGGATCTTGTGCGCCGAAACTTCCGTGCACAAGCACCAGACGTTCACACCCCATCAGGATTCGCCTACACCGCGCTAGCGGAATCCGGAGTTCGGTCAAGTGTGGGAACTGTCGGCGATTCTTATGACAATGCTCTAGCCGAAACAGTCAACGGTCTCTACAAGGTGGAACTGATTCATGCCCAAGGCCCGTGGACGTCGGTCGGAGAAGTCGAACTGGCCACCTTGCGGTGGGTGCATTGGTGGAACACTAAGCGGCTTCACGAAGCGTTGGACTTCGACACCCCAGGAAGTGGAAACCGAGTACTAGCCCACCTAGCCCATCAACACAGGGCCATAAAAGAAGCGGAATCAATTCCAGGACGCTGCCAGCCGACTGGGTAAAATCCCAGGCGGCTAGCAGCCCTGCCCGAAAGCAACACGGCCAAACAACCCCTGCTGAGCCACACGCGAGGTTGACAAACTATTTAGGAACACTCCCTACCGGCACATGATCAGAGTGGAATAGTAGGCTCCATTACCGAACTTGGTCGACAGCCCAATGTCCTTATATTCGGAGACCAGCATTGTCTGATTGTGCCCGGGCGAATTCTTCCATGCATTCATTAAGTCTTCAGCACTAGGCGCGGAGTAATGCATCATGAGGTTTTCCTGGCATACCCTGCCAGAGATCTTCGGGCCATGATTGTAATTTTGAGTCCTAGCCATCGTGGACGACCAACCATCAGCATAGCTGTTCAGAGTATCTTCGTAATGGATGGGTTTCTTCGGATTAATCGTATTCCCTGGAAAACCATTAGCCGCCCGGTGAGCTCGCAACTGACTAATGAAATCTGAACGAAGATTTGCCAGGTATGCACGTTCATCAGTTGGGGGGTTCGTGGCCGTACCACCAGAGTTTCCGGAGCTATTATTTCCTCCCGACTTATTCATCACTGCGGAAACGATTGTGACGATCAACGCGATAACTCCGAAGCTTACCGCGCTAAGGATTCGAGGATCCAACTCCAGACTTAGCGCCGGAGGCGCGGGCACACCTTGAGCTGAAGTGGATACGGTCTCTGCACGCACTTCAGGCTCGTCAACAGCGTGCACTCCGGCAAAAACAAGACCGACCGAAAGCCCGATTGACAGAGCTTTCTTCGTAGTTTTGCGCATTCTTTAAATCCTCCAACACTGTTCAACGACCAACCGAGCAAACAGGAGGTTGATCGAAAAATCGTTCCCCGAGTGCTGCGAGAAACGGATCTGCGCAGCCACTCCAAAGGGGAACCCTACAATAACTGATCTTACATTCCCCTTAGGGGAATCATGGCTTATTTTTACCATAGGTAAAGTTAGCTTGAACACATCCGGCGTTCCCTCTCGCGTGACCACATACTTTGGGAGAATCATCAACATGGAAGCTGAAAACCCAATGGATCGTTCAC is a window encoding:
- a CDS encoding IS3 family transposase (programmed frameshift) produces the protein MPRKYSAEFKEKAVRQIHEIVRLESCSRQRAYEEVGELLGVSHHTLRAWYRDSIAAEEQTSPSDGETMEEELKRLRRENRELKRANGILKTALGFFRSGTRPTHDQMISYIDEYKEQFGVEAICRVLKQADRGFITSRGYRKATTRAPSARALSDSLLIPEIQRVHAENFSVYGICKMWHAMNREGFPIGRDKTARLMNLAGVSGRRRGRNPVTTMSAKVSDRRPDVVQRNFRAQAPGRLWVSDITYVRTLSGFAYTAFVVDVYNRKIVGVATRSTMRTDALPMEALEHALTAAGRVHGSQLIHHSDRGSQYVSLKYSTALAQAGIRPSVGTVGDSYDNALAETVNGLYKAELIHAQGPWTSVGEVELATLRWVHWWNTKRLHEALDYATPQEVETEYYLTEPINTGS
- a CDS encoding MrcB family domain-containing protein — protein: MKNIFSKILSDYGQAKTQKLAGHPLASYIRKEAVQTLITDVGIETDIYKVSGSAGQGAWAQIPWLSVLDKSITSTPTHGYDIIYLFNADMSGVYLSLNQGWAHFENKYGVKLGSDYIKRIAGYWRGELASSLSDFETKSIDLKAEGKQRPRGYELGHICGKYYPADDLPEDFKMVSDLRNLIGVFRELKGKIGTQGFDQKNAEIIANSIVGHNLETEVSGTSNSEQNPGARKLEEKNDTEDASLNDRLLSGAAAKLSLQQAPDALRSIREGEERIARKVDYEAKQRRQKKIGLLAEEAVIDYERQKLRLANRNDLAQKIVHESTEHGDGAGYDILSFTEEGEKLFIEVKATTGSIRESFFLSKNEVQFSGENAGNYALYRVYNLSAQREAWGLYILYGDIRDSVELMPTTYKAHGAVSDLVQD
- a CDS encoding CAP domain-containing protein; its protein translation is MRKTTKKALSIGLSVGLVFAGVHAVDEPEVRAETVSTSAQGVPAPPALSLELDPRILSAVSFGVIALIVTIVSAVMNKSGGNNSSGNSGGTATNPPTDERAYLANLRSDFISQLRAHRAANGFPGNTINPKKPIHYEDTLNSYADGWSSTMARTQNYNHGPKISGRVCQENLMMHYSAPSAEDLMNAWKNSPGHNQTMLVSEYKDIGLSTKFGNGAYYSTLIMCR